A part of Terriglobus roseus genomic DNA contains:
- a CDS encoding heme-binding domain-containing protein, translating to MKYSIVLIVLLVTLVIGLGLFHPFGNPRVEPSKGLDTLLTHASMPEEAKAVLIAKCANCHSNETRWPIYARLAPGSWLMERDVVEARKKMNLSLWDQMSPDDQQVMIGKIIHEAKNGEMAPLQYLILHWESQLTPVDIAALAGMQADTASQVETHADGDAARGKLVFQKRCTGCHAVGGNREGPPLAGVFGSKAGSVAGFRYSEALHASGITWNEATLEKWLNDPDTVVPGNQMDFHLPKAQERADVIAYFKRGL from the coding sequence TTGAAGTATTCCATTGTACTAATTGTGTTGCTTGTAACCCTGGTTATTGGTTTGGGATTGTTTCATCCCTTTGGGAATCCACGTGTCGAGCCATCGAAAGGGCTCGACACGTTGTTGACTCATGCCTCGATGCCAGAAGAGGCGAAGGCCGTTTTAATTGCCAAGTGTGCCAACTGCCATTCGAATGAAACGCGCTGGCCTATCTACGCTCGACTTGCTCCGGGGTCATGGCTGATGGAGCGGGATGTTGTCGAGGCCCGGAAGAAGATGAACCTGTCGCTTTGGGATCAGATGTCGCCCGATGATCAACAGGTGATGATTGGAAAGATTATTCATGAGGCGAAGAACGGAGAGATGGCGCCGTTGCAGTACCTCATTCTTCACTGGGAGTCGCAACTCACACCGGTAGATATTGCTGCACTGGCGGGCATGCAAGCTGATACCGCCTCACAGGTCGAGACACATGCTGATGGCGACGCGGCACGTGGGAAGTTGGTCTTTCAAAAGCGATGCACTGGCTGCCACGCAGTAGGAGGGAATCGAGAGGGGCCTCCACTGGCCGGTGTGTTTGGTAGCAAAGCTGGAAGCGTTGCGGGTTTCCGGTATTCCGAGGCGTTGCATGCGTCGGGCATCACATGGAACGAAGCGACGTTAGAGAAATGGCTGAATGACCCGGATACCGTGGTGCCCGGGAACCAGATGGACTTTCATCTTCCCAAAGCACAGGAACGGGCGGATGTAATTGCGTATTTCAAACGCGGACTTTGA